aactaaatattttttttcacttacaatcttaataatataccataattttagttaatattaatttacaaaaattaattaattttaaataaaatatagggACTATATTATTCGACTACTTTAATTCAGATATTACACTATCACAGTGAGcgagcaaaaacaaacttttctcACGCAATCATCTTAAAAAGCTTACGCTCTCTTTGAAAGCTTTTTCAACAGTTCTGAATATAAGCGAGTGAAGTTCATCTTAACGCTCAGTACCAATTTGGTGGATTACGATAGAAAGCAACGAGAACTgtgttttgttaatttttcgAAATGGTTTTGTTAACACTTGCCCTACTGGGTGTGGCAATAGGCTTATTGTACAAGTTCTACCAGAATTCTTTCAACTATTGGAATCATCGTGGAGTGCCTTTTGAGCGCCCTCTTCCGTTTATTGGGAATATGAGAGGCCTTGGAAGGAAATATCATTTTCGTGATATTAATGGCAGActttataaaaaattcaagGGAACTGCGCCGTTCGCGGGAATGTTCATGTTTTTCAAACGAGTCGCTTTCATAATCGATCTTGATCTTGTCAAACAAGTTCTCATTAAGGACTTCAAGAACTTCCAGGATCGTGGAGTTTTCAACAACGTTCGTGACGAGCCTCTAACCGGACATTTGTTCACTCTCGAGGGCGAAGAATGGAAAGCCATGAGACATAAGTTAACACCGGTTTTCACCTCCGGCAAGATGAAGCATATGTTCGGCACTGTCGTTGAGGTCAGTGATCATTTGACTAGCACAATGGGTAAATATGCAAGTGCTGCGGCCACAGATGGAGGAGATGTGGAGATCAAGGAACTGTGTGCCCGATTCACCACGGATGTTATTGGTACTTGTGCCTTTGGCTTAGAATGCAACAGTTTGGCGGATCCCAATGCAGAATTCCGTTCCAAAGGTCGTATGTTGTTCGAAAAGCCGCGTCATAATCAGTTGGTTCAAAGCTTCATATTCACAAATGGAAATCTCGCTAAAAAAATGAGATTAAAGGCTTTGCCCGATGATCTCCACAATTTTTTCATAAACGCTGTTCGATCAACAGTTGATTATCGACTTAAGAATAACATTAAGCGGAACGATTTCCTTGACCAGTTGATCCAATTGCGTGCAGAAAATCAGGAGGAAGCTCGTCGAGGCAATGGAATTGATCTCTCAAAAGGATTGACTCTAGAGCAGATGGCAGCACAGGCTTTCGTTTTCTTTATTGCCGGGTTTGAAACATCCTCCAGCACCATGGCTTTCTGCCTTTATGAATTGGCTCTACAACAAGATGTTCAACAGCGTTTACGCGATGAGATTGAAAATGTTCTAAAAGATGTATCCAACGGAGAACTTACTTACGAAGCAATGAACCAAATGACTTATTTAGAACAAGTACTTTTAGGTAAGAGttataagtatatacatatattcaattaaaattgtaatcttatttattattttagaaacCCTACGAAAACACTCGATCCTCCCTCATCTTTTACGTGTGGCTGGTGAGGACTATAAAGTACCTGGCACTGATAAGATCATCGAGAAAGGAACAACACTCCTAATTCCCGTGCACAACATTCATCGTGATCCCGAATATTATCCCGACCCCGATCGTTTTGATCCTTCGCGATTCGAACCAGAAGCTATCAAGGCGCGTCATCCATATGCCTACTTGCCATTTGGAGATGGTCCTCGCAACTGCATTGGTGAACGATTTGGAAAAATGCAGGCCAAGATTGGTCTGATCTCGCTATTGCGTCACTTTAAGTTTGGCGTGTCTGATCACACCGAAATACCGTTGATTCTTGAAACTCGCAGCTTCACATTAAGTAGTAAGCATGGCATTCATCTGAAGGTGGAACAAATTTGACGAAAATAAACTCTCTTCTCATGCATTGTATATCTCGTAAAATTGTcctttgtattattttgacATTATGTttgtgaaaaatttaaaatattaaagatgtAGTTAACGGCAGATATCCCAGTGCATTACTCATTTAATAATACGCGCTACATCAATGTGTAAATCTAGCAAGACAAATTTGCAATGTCATTCTGACATTTTTATTCTGTTTGGCGAACACTAATTAGCAAACAAATGGTAAACTAAGTGGGAATTCCACCTATGATTATTTATGGTAATAAAATTTCATCATGGTTTCTTTAAAGTTCAATTCTATATTTAGGAACATTTGTATTATCAATGGCCTATAAAAAGGTGCATGATAATAGAACGTAAAtagcataataataaacaaatgtcTAAAATGAATTTAGCTCTCATATCAAAcatgtaataaattttttttaatcttaatctgaccacaataataaaaacttcaTCATTGAGTTACTACTAGAAAATATTCTTCAACTTACTACTAGAAAATATTcttcaacaaattgaaaaaataaaacagaaatattattgaaaagaaaGTAGTAGTTAAATCGAAAATTCAGTATTGGAAACAAGTCATTATAATTGCTGATATTACCTTGGCGGAttaagaaaatgcaaatgagtaaacaaatttcaactaaaaatacaattgagCTGTCAAAGCTCAGATTGTTTGACTAGAAAATACTGTGTATTAAGTGCTGGCCATGGAAATCAGTTTCTAGCCAAACAAAAGCACGGATAATTTACACATATCGGCTTAACTTTGATATTGattatattcttaataatttacatagacaaaataaatacgcacttaaataaaaaattaccgAGTATGACTTACACaaattagatttaaaatatgttgttAGTAGATATCTAATCAATGATTTGTAAATGACCAGACTGTGAAAATACTTCGAAATtgtaaagcaattaaaaacaatgagTATACCGTATAGTAGGTATtaaattgctgttgctatcAGGTATTCCTATATTtgtacacatatacatataaaattacataaatggAATTGTTAatgcattaataattttacCACCGGTTTACCTcgtagtacatatgtatttggaAAGGTGGGGGGTTGGGAAAAGTAataagagagcgagagcaaaaaAAG
This is a stretch of genomic DNA from Drosophila albomicans strain 15112-1751.03 chromosome 3, ASM965048v2, whole genome shotgun sequence. It encodes these proteins:
- the LOC117569605 gene encoding probable cytochrome P450 6a14; the protein is MVLLTLALLGVAIGLLYKFYQNSFNYWNHRGVPFERPLPFIGNMRGLGRKYHFRDINGRLYKKFKGTAPFAGMFMFFKRVAFIIDLDLVKQVLIKDFKNFQDRGVFNNVRDEPLTGHLFTLEGEEWKAMRHKLTPVFTSGKMKHMFGTVVEVSDHLTSTMGKYASAAATDGGDVEIKELCARFTTDVIGTCAFGLECNSLADPNAEFRSKGRMLFEKPRHNQLVQSFIFTNGNLAKKMRLKALPDDLHNFFINAVRSTVDYRLKNNIKRNDFLDQLIQLRAENQEEARRGNGIDLSKGLTLEQMAAQAFVFFIAGFETSSSTMAFCLYELALQQDVQQRLRDEIENVLKDVSNGELTYEAMNQMTYLEQVLLETLRKHSILPHLLRVAGEDYKVPGTDKIIEKGTTLLIPVHNIHRDPEYYPDPDRFDPSRFEPEAIKARHPYAYLPFGDGPRNCIGERFGKMQAKIGLISLLRHFKFGVSDHTEIPLILETRSFTLSSKHGIHLKVEQI